A genomic region of Torulaspora delbrueckii CBS 1146 chromosome 7, complete genome contains the following coding sequences:
- the CRM1 gene encoding exportin CRM1 (similar to Saccharomyces cerevisiae CRM1 (YGR218W); ancestral locus Anc_5.111), translating to MESPLDFTNDLDIAVLDQVVDTFYKGSGVQQKQAQEILTKFQEHPDAWQRADKILQFSNNPQSKFIGLTILDKLITTKWKLLPEEQRVGIRNFVVGMIITMCQDDALFHSQKNLINKSDLTLVQILKQEWPQNWPDFIPELIGSSNSSLNVCENNMIILKLLSEEVFDFSAEQMTQAKSLHLKTSMSKEFEQIFKLCYQVLEQGSSTSLIVAALESLLRYLHWIPYRYIYESNILELLSTKFLMSAETRAITLKCLTEVSNLEIPQDNAAIKTQTVLYFQNSLQQIANNVIPVTADLRATYSTASGTDQSFLQDFAMFLTTYLTRHRTLLEDLSASDGSLRDLLLNSHQYLIQLSKIEERELFKTTLDYWHNLVAALFLEVQQLPHNEMNPLMQLSMGSQSITSNSGALNPEFLKRFPLKKHIYDEICSQLRWVIIENMVRPEEVLIVENDEGEIVREFVKESDTIQLYKSEREVLVYLTHLDVIDTEEIMISKLARQIDGSEWSWHNINTLCWAIGSISGTMSEETEKRFVVTVIKDLLALTEKKRGKDNKAVVASNIMYVVGQYPRFLKAHWNFLRTVVLKLFEFMHETHEGVQDMACDTFIKIVQKCKYHFVIQQPRESEPFIQTIIKDIQETTADLQPQQVHTFYKACGLIVSEERNVAERDRLLSDLMQLPNMAWDAIVEQSSANPDLLLDSETVKIIANIIKTNVAVCTSMGADFYSQLGHIYYNMLQLYRAVSSMISVQVANDGLIATKTPKVRGLRTIKKEILKLVEIYISKSRNLDDVVKVLVEPLLNAVLEDYMNNVPDARDAEVLNCMTTVVHKVGHMIPQGVILILQSVFECTLNMINKDFTEYPEHRVEFYKLLKAINEKSFNALLELPPAAFKLFVDSLCWAFKHNNRDVEVNGLQIALDLIKNIEKLNGTPFANAFFENFYFTFVSETFYVLTDSDHKSGFSKQSLLLMRLISLVEENKIAVPIYSESDAPQGTSNQVYLNEYLANMLGSAFPHLAREQIINFLSALIKQYKDPSKFNGTLRDFLVQIKEVGGDPTDYLFAEEKEKALVEQNRLDKERAAKVGGLLKPSELDDD from the coding sequence ATGGAATCACCGCTAGATTTCACAAATGATTTGGATATTGCCGTATTAGATCAGGTTGTCGATACGTTTTACAAGGGGTCGGGTGTGCAACAAAAGCAGGCTCAAGAGATCTTGacaaagtttcaagagcATCCTGATGCGTGGCAAAGGGCTGATAAAATCTTACAATTCTCTAACAATCCGCAAAGTAAGTTCATTGGGTTGACTATCTTGGACAAACTGATCACTACAAAATGGAAACTTTTACCAGAGGAACAGAGAGTGGGTATTAGAAATTTTGTCGTCGGTATGATCATCACAATGTGTCAGGACGATGCATTGTTCCACTCGCAGAAGAATTTAATAAACAAGTCTGATCTGACTTTGGTGCAGATCTTGAAGCAAGAGTGGCCCCAGAACTGGCCGGACTTTATCCCGGAGTTGATCGGTAGTTCGAACTCTTCGCTTAATGTGTGTGAAAACAATATGATTATTTTGAAGCTGTTATCTGAAGAAgtctttgatttttctGCCGAACAAATGACTCAGGCCAAGTCATtgcatttgaagacttcCATGTCTAAAGAATTCgaacaaattttcaaattgtgTTACCAGGTACTTGAGCAGGGATCCTCCACATCATTGATTGTCGCTGCATTGGAGTCCCTATTAAGATATCTACATTGGATTCCTTACCGTTACATCTATGAAAGCAACATCCTAGAGTTATTGAGTACCAAATTCCTGATGTCTGCCGAAACAAGGGCCATTACGCTGAAATGTTTGACAGAAGTTTCGAATTTGGAGATTCCCCAAGACAATGCAGCGATCAAGACCCAGACAGTGTTATATTTCCAAAACAGCTTGCAACAGATTGCGAATAACGTGATCCCAGTTACCGCTGATTTGAGAGCAACTTACTCTACTGCTAGTGGCACcgatcaatctttcttacAGGATTTTGCAATGTTTTTGACCACATACCTAACGCGCCACAGAACCCTTTTGGAGGATTTATCTGCAAGTGACGGAAGTTTAAGAGATTTACTTCTCAACTCTCACCAGTATCTAATTCAATTGTCCAAGATAGAGGAAAGAGAGCTGTTCAAGACGACTTTGGACTATTGGCATAATTTGGTTGCTGCACTATTTCTTGAAGTACAGCAATTACCTCATAACGAGATGAATCCTCTAATGCAATTATCAATGGGATCTCAGTCCATCACGAGTAACAGTGGTGCTCTAAACCcagagtttttgaagaGGTTCCCTCTCAAGAAACACATTTACGATGAAATTTGTTCGCAACTTAGATGGGTTATCATCGAAAACATGGTGAGACCAGAAGAAGTTCTGATTGTGGAGAacgatgaaggtgaaattgTAAGAGAATTCGTTAAAGAGTCTGACACTATTCAGCTGTACAAATCCGAAAGAGAGGTTTTAGTCTACTTGACACACTTGGACGTTATAGACACGGAGGAGATCATGATTAGCAAATTAGCAAGACAAATAGATGGTTCAGAATGGTCCTGGCACAATATCAACACTCTGTGTTGGGCTATTGGTTCGATCTCTGGTACAATGAGTGAAGAGACCGAAAAACGATTCGTTGTTACAGTCATCAAGGATCTTTTGGCACTAACTGAGAAAAAGAGAGGCAAAGATAATAAGGCTGTGGTAGCGTCTAACATCATGTACGTGGTTGGTCAATATCCTCGTTTTTTGAAAGCTCATTGGAACTTTTTGAGGACAGTCGTCTTGAAACTATTCGAGTTCATGCACGAAACTCATGAAGGTGTCCAAGACATGGCGTGCGATACCTTCATTAAGATTGTGCAGAAGTGCAAGTACCACTTTGTTATTCAACAGCCCAGAGAGAGCGAGCCATTCATTCAAACAATTATAaaggatattcaagagACAACAGCAGATCTACAACCGCAACAAGTTCATACTTTCTACAAGGCATGTGGTTTGATCgttagtgaagaaagaaatgtGGCTGAGAGAGATAGGTTATTAAGTGACCTAATGCAGTTGCCAAATATGGCTTGGGACGCCATTGTTGAGCAATCTTCAGCTAATCCTGACCTTTTGCTTGATTCAGAGACCGTCAAAATTATTGCAAACATTATCAAAACAAACGTCGCAGTTTGTACATCAATGGGGGCAGATTTTTACTCACAACTTGGTCACATATATTACAACATGCTTCAATTGTACAGAGCCGTATCTTCCATGATTTCTGTCCAAGTGGCTAATGATGGCCTAATCGCAACCAAGACTCCTAAGGTCCGTGGTTTGAGAACGATTAAGAAGGAAATTCTAAAATTGGTGGAGATATACATTTCCAAATCAAGGAACTTGGATGATGTCGTTAAAGTTCTGGTCGAGCCACTTTTAAACGCCGTTCTAGAAGATTACATGAATAATGTACCGGATGCCAGAGACGCAGAAGTCCTGAACTGTATGACTACAGTCGTCCACAAAGTGGGTCATATGATCCCACAGGGAGTCATTCTAATTCTACAAAGTGTTTTTGAATGTACTTTGAACATGATCAACAAGGACTTCACTGAATACCCTGAACATCGTGTCGAATTCTACAAACTATTAAAGGcgatcaatgaaaaatccTTCAACGCTCTCCTCGAGCTTCCACCTGCCGCATTTAAGTTGTTTGTGGACTCACTATGCTGGGCATTCAAGCACAACAACCGTGATGTGGAGGTCAATGGTTTGCAAATTGCTCTCGATCTAATCAAAAACATAGAGAAGTTAAACGGCACACCTTTTGCTAATGCATTCTTCGAAAACTTCTACTTCACTTTTGTTAGTGAAACCTTCTACGTGTTGACCGATTCTGATCACAAATCTGGCTTCTCGAAGCAATCTCTGCTGTTAATGAGATTGATTTCGCTCGTGGAAGAAAATAAGATTGCTGTACCAATTTACTCAGAAAGTGATGCTCCTCAGGGCACTTCGAACCAAGTATATCTGAATGAGTACCTAGCTAACATGCTTGGTAGTGCATTCCCACATCTGGCTAGGGAACAAATTATCAACTTTTTGTCGGCGTTGATTAAGCAATACAAAGATCCATCCAAGTTCAATGGTACATTAAGAGATTTCTTGGTacaaatcaaagaagttgGAGGTGACCCAACCGATTATTTGtttgctgaagaaaaggaaaaagCCTTGGTTGAGCAAAATAGACTAGATAAGGAGAGAGCTGCTAAGGTTGGTGGTTTGTTAAAACCATCCGAGTTAGACGACGATTAA
- the UGA4 gene encoding Uga4p (ancestral locus Anc_5.112), which translates to MTDDIKSAIRSGPRLSTSEGSAFELHQLSSSDVRYVRSKTGAGEVNYINSATSVNDGQLLAEIGYKQELKRQFSTLQVFGVAFSIMGLLPSIASVMGGGLTGGPVTLVWGWFIAAFFILLVGITMAENASAIPTAGGLYYWTYYYAPKGYKEIVSFVIGCSNSLALSAGVCSISYGFALEVLAAVVISRDGDFEVTTGKTYGIFAAVVVAQGVVTCLSSGLVARLQTLSIVSNVFIMILLFIALPIGAKVNRGGFNNGEFIFGTYQNFSDWNSGWQFCLAGFMPAVWTIGSFDSCVHQSEEAKDAKKSVPIGIIGSIAACWILGWLIIICLMACMDSDISKVLDTDYEIILAQIVYDCLGKNWAIAFMALIAFCQFLMGASIVTAASRQIWAFARDDGLPLSKYIKKVDKKYSVPFVAIIAACVASLLLGLLCLDAAAAAALFSLAVAGNNLAWSTPTFLRLTWGRDLFRPGPFYLGKLWSPIIAWIGVVYQAFIIILVMFPSARHGLTPQTMNYACVIGPGLWILSWIYYMVYRKKYFHGPKSNLSDEDYNEAVGEDLIEEILSRKGE; encoded by the coding sequence ATGACTGACGATATTAAATCAGCGATTAGGAGTGGACCACGactttcaacttctgaAGGCTCAGCTTTCGAATTACATCAACTGTCTTCCTCCGATGTACGTTATGTTAGATCCAAAACAGGTGCGGGTGAAGTCAACTACATCAATTCTGCAACTTCCGTCAATGATGGTCAATTGCTGGCAGAAATAGGTTACAAGCAGGAGTTGAAGCGTCAGTTTTCCACGCTTCAAGTTTTCGGTGTTGCGTTTTCGATTATGGGCCTGTTGCCCTCTATAGCCTCTGTTATGGGCGGTGGTCTTACGGGAGGACCTGTCACACTGGTTTGGGGTTGGTTTATCgcagctttcttcattttgttGGTTGGAATTACCATGGCGGAGAACGCTAGTGCTATACCGACCGCTGGTGGATTGTACTACTGGACTTACTACTATGCGCCCAAGGGCTATAAGGAGATTGTCTCGTTTGTCATTGGTTGCTCAAACTCGCTGGCGTTGTCTGCTGGTGTGTGCTCCATCTCATATGGGTTTGCCTTGGAGGTGCTAGCTGCTGTAGTTATATCTCGGGACGGGGACTTTGAAGTTACCACTGGGAAGACGTATGGTATATTTGCGGCTGTAGTGGTAGCCCAAGGTGTTGTGACATGTTTGTCTTCTGGTCTGGTGGCTCGGCTGCAAACCCTCAGTATTGTATCCAACGTCTTTATCATGATTTTGCTCTTCATTGCGCTACCGATCGGTGCCAAAGTAAACAGAGGTGGCTTTAACAATGGTgaattcatctttggtaCTTACCAAAACTTCAGTGACTGGAATAGTGGCTGGCAATTTTGTCTGGCGGGATTCATGCCAGCAGTCTGGACTATCGGATCTTTTGACTCTTGTGTTCATcaatctgaagaagctaaggatgccaagaaatctgtGCCAATCGGTATAATTGGATCTATCGCAGCGTGCTGGATCCTGGGAtggctcatcatcatttgctTGATGGCTTGCATGGACTCCGATATATCAAAGGTGCTGGACACCGATTATGAAATCATCCTGGCACAAATAGTCTATGACTGTTTGGGGAAGAATTGGGCCATTGCGTTTATGGCATTGATTGCATTTTGTCAATTCTTAATGGGGGCATCCATCGTTACTGCTGCTTCGAGGCAAATATGGGCATTTGCCCGTGACGATGGTCTGCCTCTCTCAAAGTATATCAAAAAAGTCGACAAAAAATACTCGGTACCCTTTGTCGCTATTATCGCAGCTTGTGTTGCTTCTTTACTTCTAGGTTTGCTATGTCTAgatgctgctgctgctgctgcccTCTTCTCCCTGGCGGTCGCTGGTAATAACCTTGCTTGGTCAACCCCAACTTTCTTACGATTGACTTGGGGCAGAGATTTGTTCAGACCTGGTCCTTTCTATCTGGGCAAACTTTGGTCACCAATAATTGCTTGGATCGGGGTGGTGTATCAAGCgtttatcatcattttgGTCATGTTCCCATCTGCCCGTCATGGTTTGACACCTCAAACAATGAACTATGCCTGTGTCATTGGCCCAGGCCTCTGGATCTTATCATGGATATATTACATGGTTTACAGGAAAAAATACTTTCACGGTCCAAAATCTAACCTTTCCGATGAGGATTACAATGAGGCTGTTGGTGAAGATTTAATCGAAGAAATACTTTCGCGTAAAGGCGAATAA
- the CCH1 gene encoding calcium channel protein CCH1 (similar to Saccharomyces cerevisiae CCH1 (YGR217W); ancestral locus Anc_5.113) codes for MEGSRRSLTSHFEPATGSSSHDNENSRSGEPTPTIPPSFNIIPPQPDSNDHLALSDDDRDQLDENKGADSISGIFKPNGLSSRGRERPKLSLRTSSISDRGSASSSKLTGLSSNDHTTSIRMRRRSNDSRSSRGSSNNLSDHAPRSARVLSYIQADDMDEFQDIQKDFQSAMDEEGRTWLPQIGSVKSNADSTHSGSEQEQSEPEDSLNDLDVSTHLRGNSSTLRESNQLHNSPSKSITKNALNIFQDKQDEASTLVVELADLDDIPGRKRFQPLKLYGNSLGLISPTNKIRLKLASLQLHPMYKIAYQLLLTLFTALMAFRTYQPTQLDFLYSFSYWVDYTAFFLCILFTLNDTAKVIAFGLWDDSQMFAAYGKQYTTLMETFGLTKFLKFLRNKYGAKIVSFIVPFQILDNEDEPAFQSKEHKGTLTNLSTTAKTKNFEIPRAFLRSSWNRIDFTSTICFWMGLFLAIHEYDIKKGIRIFKTLAFLRILRLVNTDTGLSSILRGVKYAIPQLINIGSMFVYFWLLFGILGVQSFRGSLRRQCVWFDQNDSNDRYQYENQFCGGFLEPITKKVMPYLLNDGTYGPASKGFLCPQYSKCISNANPYNGRVSFDNIVNAMELVFVVMSANTFTDLMYYTMDSDEMAASIFFVVAIFVLNIWLMNLVIAVLVTSFQLANEEFKRKKLEVKTLESWPIRLATGYWRYFQVKAQRTKMPTWAKRGQLLCEKIEPIMVILIVVDLAMRCRLDATVSESYTNKFIDTDTGICTMLLLESIFKLIFHIPNPWKFLIKWSYVYDLVVGIAAFIITLLKKYRILGDTYYWLSIFHISRFYRVVYMFGFTSNLWKRVLGNRLMIWNLSAFYFFFTFLVSIIMSVYFEGILPADEMEDQQFGMFSLPNSFLSLFIIGSTENWTSILYSLQSYATNISSSFFSSVLLIVWFILSNSVILNIFIALISETMEVKEEEKRPLQIKHYLKYIYPQKIKEFTHASFLKRLQKKVFRNGSQEDSRDFKQFLMRGTAIMNIAQSMPGLADELKTDSFSIDVPQNVKARFGKLSQYFSFLHKLKMYAHNPFYKKPEVLFTEGGDESRRTFLLQLNEHEDEKLDYLKRHPSFNNSYFILSPHHAFRKFCQRLVPPSVGRRTDNIRFYDDDTDLYGQKVHFHRIRRDIFVVFMTIVTILLIVFSCFVTPLYRMEHKLKIWSWPTYVDCAFVSIFTIEFIVKTVADGVFYTPNGYLRNPWNFIDSIVLISLWINLIAFLRNDGDLSRIFKGLTALRALRCLTVSNMARNTFSLVVFDGIRKIFEASFVSLTLLFPFTVWGMNLFRGKLGTCNDGSKGMGDCNSEFTNTVFNWDIMMPRVYSQPYLFFDSFGSSFRSLYEIVSLEGWTDLLENLMNSTGVGTPASLFASSGNAIFLVLFNFLSMVFILNLFISFIINNHAKTTGSAYFTTEEKSWLEAKKLLSQAKPRSIPSLIELSNTRRFFYGLAVEKSNFFMSFLLQVVLYLHIIMLLWRSYRKPNLGIQFEDIFFMVSTTIFFLQEIFHLYGEGLRLYVRSIWNKTRFAIVITSFVLTAVGFKVTNEALLFNNVKELFHLVIFLFVIPQNDMLSELVQTAVASWPPILSLTFTWGILFLVYSIALNQIFGLTKLGPNTSGNINFRTVPKALIVLFRCSFGEGWNYIMADLAVDIPYCYTYSGTGNDCGSELYAYLLLMSWNILSMYIFLNMFISLIIGNFSYVYRRGGSKSPIGRREILKFVEAWTKYDTDGTGELEFSYLPKLMHSFDGPLSFTIWEGSLTIKNLVKNYMEVNPNDPYDVQIDLDGLNKELDSIDKVKVIQRRLHYRRFTQEVFHTNSYRGAIGFSSLLKLIPLYTIYNPRECLGIDEYVRHLYNLGKVDKYLDNEKNFDVLNMVVTAWKYQSRQKSRGTVVSKSSTLFQTYETITNPFNSVSERSSNDFATTPLMDFGVDNFLWSPKLGGRKK; via the coding sequence ATGGAAGGTAGCAGGCGAAGTCTAACGAGCCACTTTGAGCCAGCAACGGGTTCATCAAGTCACGATAATGAGAATAGCAGAAGCGGAGAACCAACACCAACTATACCCCCATCATTTAACATCATACCCCCCCAACCCGACTCTAATGATCACCTGGCTCTGAGCGATGATGATAGAGATCAACTTGACGAGAATAAGGGCGCAGATTCAATATCAGGCATTTTCAAACCCAATGGTCTAAGCTCTCGAGGGAGAGAACGCCCCAAGCTTTCACTAAGGACTTCATCTATCTCTGACAGAGGTAGTGCATCGTCGAGTAAACTTACTGGTCTGTCTTCCAATGATCACACCACATCGATCagaatgagaagaagaagtaaTGACAGCCGTTCATCTCGTGGTTCTTCCAACAATCTTTCAGATCATGCACCTAGATCTGCTAGAGTACTTTCATATATTCAAGCAGATGACATGGATGAGTTCCAGGATATTCAAAAGGACTTTCAGAGCGCtatggatgaagaaggaagaaCTTGGCTACCTCAAATAGGCAGCGTTAAAAGCAATGCTGACTCCACGCACTCAGGCTCTGAGCAAGAACAGTCAGAACCCGAAGATAGTCTGAATGATTTAGATGTTAGCACACATTTGAGGGGCAATTCGAGTACCTTGAGAGAgtcaaatcaattgcataATTCACCAAGTAAGTCAATCACGAAAAATGCCCTTAAcatatttcaagataaaCAGGACGAGGCTTCAACACTTGTCGTTGAACTGGCAGATTTAGACGATATTCCCGGTCGAAAAAGATTTCAGCCGTTAAAGCTATACGGGAACTCATTGGGGCTCATCTCACCCACGAATAAAATTAGGCTCAAGTTAGCTTCACTACAATTACATCCCATGTACAAGATTGCTTATCAGCTCTTGCTGACACTATTCACCGCTTTGATGGCCTTTCGAACCTATCAGCCCACTCAACTAGATTTCCTATACAGCTTCTCATACTGGGTTGACTATACTGCgttttttctttgcattcTTTTCACTTTAAATGATACAGCTAAAGTTATCGCCTTCGGACTATGGGATGATTCACAGATGTTCGCGGCATATGGCAAGCAATACACCACTTTAATGGAAACCTTTGGTCTTacaaaatttctcaaattttTACGAAACAAGTACGGAGCCAAAATAGTCAGCTTTATCGTCCCATTTCAGATCTTGGATAATGAAGACGAGCCTGCTTTTCAAAGCAAGGAACATAAGGGAACTCTTACAAATTTATCTACTACTGCAAAGACGAAAAATTTCGAAATACCGAGAGCTTTCCTGCGGTCTTCCTGGAACAGAATAGATTTCACATCAACAATATGCTTTTGGATGGGACTGTTTTTAGCCATCCACGAATATGACATTAAAAAAGGAATTCGAATCTTCAAAACGCTGGCGTTTTTGAGAATACTTAGACTAGTCAACACTGATACCGGGCTATCATCGATTTTGAGAGGTGTGAAATATGCTATCCCACAGCTAATTAATATTGGCTCCATGTTTGTTTATTTTTGGTTATTATTTGGAATTTTAGGTGTCCAAAGTTTCCGTGGATCTTTACGCAGGCAGTGTGTTTGGTTCGATCAGAATGACTCTAATGATAGGTATCAATATGAGAATCAATTTTGCGGTGGTTTTCTGGAGCCTATAACGAAAAAGGTAATGCCATACCTTCTGAACGATGGAACTTATGGACCTGCTTCTAAGGGGTTTTTGTGCCCACAATACTCCAAATGCATTTCAAATGCTAACCCATATAACGGCAGAGTGAGCTTTGACAACATAGTAAATGCGATGGAACTGGTTTTTGTTGTAATGAGTGCAAATACGTTCACAGATTTGATGTATTACACCATGGACAGCGATGAGATGGCCGCCAGTATATTTTTCGTGGTTGCCATATTCGTGCTGAATATCTGGTTGATGAACTTGGTTATTGCGGTTCTAGTTACATCTTTTCAGTTGGCCAACGAAGAATTtaagagaaagaaacttgaaGTCAAGACCTTGGAGAGTTGGCCTATAAGGCTAGCCACAGGTTATTGGAGATATTTTCAGGTGAAAGCACAACGGACCAAGATGCCTACATGGGCTAAGAGAGGTCAGTTATTGTGTGAAAAAATAGAGCCTATTATGGTTATACTAATTGTCGTGGATCTCGCCATGAGGTGTAGGCTTGATGCCACCGTGTCTGAATCATATACTAATAAATTCATTGACACAGATACGGGAATTTGTACTATGCTATTGCTAGAGTCAATCTTCAAGCTAATCTTTCACATCCCTAATCCATGGAAATTTTTAATCAAATGGAGTTATGTTTATGATCTAGTTGTTGGTATTGCTGCTTTTATCATTACACTTCTCAAAAAGTATCGCATATTAGGAGACACTTACTACTGGCtgtcaatttttcatatcAGTAGGTTCTACCGTGTGGTATACATGTTTGGGTTTACCTCAAACCTGTGGAAGCGTGTCTTGGGTAACAGGTTAATGATATGGAATCTCTCAGCATTTTACTTTTTTTTCACATTTCTGGTTTCCATCATAATGTCAGTTTACTTCGAAGGCATACTTCCTGCAGATGAAATGGAAGACCAACAGTTTGGTATGTTCTCTTTGCCAAACTCATTTCTCTCACTTTTCATCATAGGCAGTACTGAAAATTGGACAAGCATCCTCTATTCTCTACAAAGCTATGCTACTAATATATCGTCATCCTTCTTCAGTTCAGTACTGCTGATTGTTTGGtttattctttcaaattcggTCATTCTAAACATTTTCATTGCTTTGATTTCAGAAACAATGGaagtgaaagaagaagagaagagacCGCTGCAGATAAAGCACTATCTGAAGTATATCTATCCTcaaaaaattaaagaatTCACACATGCTTCATTCCTGAAAAGATTACAAAAGAAAGTCTTCCGCAATGGCTCCCAAGAAGATTCTAGAGATTTTAAacaatttttgatgagaggAACGGCTATAATGAACATAGCTCAATCTATGCCAGGGCTAGCGGACGAACTAAAAACCGACAGCTTTTCGATTGATGTTCCTCAGAATGTGAAAGCGCGCTTTGGAAAGCTTTCTCAATATTTCTCATTCTTGCATAAACTGAAAATGTATGCTCACAACCCTTTTTACAAGAAGCCCGAGGTGCTCTTCACTGAAGGGGGAGATGAATCTCGAAGAACGTTTTTGCTTCAGTTGAATGAgcatgaagatgaaaaactGGACTACTTGAAAAGACACCCATCGTTCAACAACTCGTACTTTATTTTATCACCTCATCACGCCTTCAGGAAATTTTGCCAGCGTCTTGTACCTCCTAGTGTGGGAAGACGAACGGACAATATCCGGTTTTATGACGATGATACCGATCTCTATGGTCAAAAAGTTCACTTTCATCGAATTAGAAGGGATATTTTCGTTGTCTTTATGACTATTGTTACCATTTTGCTTATTGTTTTCTCCTGCTTTGTCACACCTTTATACAGAATGGAGCACAAGCTGAAAATATGGAGTTGGCCCACCTACGTGGATTGTGCATTTGTGTCGATTTTCACCATAGAGTTTATTGTCAAGACGGTAGCAGACGGCGTTTTTTACACGCCGAATGGTTATTTGAGAAATCCCTGGAACTTCATAGATTCCATCGTTCTTATTTCTTTGTGGATAAATCTTATTGCATTTTTGAGGAATGATGGCGATCTTTCCAGGATATTTAAGGGATTGACTGCCCTTAGGGCGCTGAGATGCTTGACTGTGAGCAATATGGCCAGGAACACATTCAGTTTGGTGGTTTTTGACGGAATAAGGAAGATATTTGAAGCCtcttttgtctctttaACGTTATTGTTCCCTTTCACTGTGTGGGGAATGAACTTATTCAGAGGTAAATTGGGAACATGTAATGACGGATCCAAAGGAATGGGTGATTGCAACAGCGAGTTCACGAATACTGTATTCAATTGGGACATCATGATGCCAAGAGTTTATAGTCAGCCATACTTGTTTTTTGACTCATTTGGAAGCTCCTTTAGATCGTTGTATGAAATCGTGTCTCTAGAGGGATGGACTGATTTACTTGAAAACCTGATGAATAGCACAGGTGTCGGCACCCCTGCATCGCTATTTGCCTCTTCTGGGAACGCAATTTTTCTGgtactcttcaatttcttgagtaTGGTGTTCATTTTGAACCTGTTCATTTCCTTTATTATTAACAATCATGCAAAAACGACAGGAAGCGCGTATTTTACCACTGAAGAGAAGTCATGGTTGGAAGCAAAAAAGCTCCTATCTCAAGCGAAACCTAGATCCATACCAAGTCTCATTGAGCTATCCAATACGAGGAGATTTTTCTATGGGCTAGCTGTTGAGAAGAGTAACTTTTTTATGTCTTTTCTCCTACAAGTGGTTCTTTATTTACACATCATTATGCTGCTATGGCGATCCTACCGTAAGCCCAATCTTGGGATTCAATTCGAAGATATTTTCTTTATGGTTTCGACCAcgatcttcttccttcaagagatttttcacctttaTGGCGAAGGTTTGCGACTATATGTGAGATCCATTTGGAACAAGACGCGATTTGCCATTGTCATTACATCCTTTGTGCTCACGGCAGTCGGGTTCAAGGTGACAAACGAAGCCCTGCTGTTTAATAATGTGAAGGAGTTATTCCACCTAGTGATCTTTTTATTCGTCATTCCTCAAAATGATATGCTCTCTGAACTCGTTCAGACAGCAGTAGCCAGTTGGCCGCCTATTTTATCCTTGACATTCACATGGGGCATTCTGTTTCTGGTATATTCCATTGCCTTAAATCAAATATTTGGTCTCACTAAGTTAGGACCGAATACGTCAGGCAACATCAACTTCAGAACAGTTCCAAAAGCTCTTATTGTTTTGTTTAGATGCAGTTTTGGTGAAGGCTGGAACTACATCATGGCAGATCTGGCGGTAGATATCCCGTACTGCTACACCTATTCGGGTACTGGCAACGACTGTGGATCCGAATTATATGCATATTTGCTTTTGATGTCATGGAATATCCTGTCAATGTACATTTTCCTGAATATGTTTATTTCGCTAATCATTGGGAACTTCAGCTACGTGTACCGCAGAGGAGGCTCAAAATCGCCTATTGGCAGGAGGGAAATTCTCAAATTCGTCGAAGCTTGGACAAAGTACGATACTGATGGGACCGGAGAACTCGAGTTCTCATATTTGCCGAAGCTTATGCACTCGTTCGATGGACCGCTAAGCTTTACAATCTGGGAGGGAAGCCTGACCATTAAGAATTTGGTTAAGAATTACATGGAAGTTAACCCGAACGATCCCTATGATGTTCAAATAGACCTGGACGGGTTGAACAAAGAACTGGACTCTATTGATAAAGTCAAGGTCATTCAGAGAAGGTTGCATTACAGAAGGTTTACACAAGAAGTATTCCATACCAATTCATACAGAGGTGCGATCGgattctcttctttattGAAGCTTATTCCCCTGTATACCATCTACAATCCGAGGGAATGCTTAGGCATCGACGAATATGTCCGCCACTTGTACAATCTGGGTAAAGTTGACAAATATCTGGACAACGAAAAGAACTTTGACGTCCTTAATATGGTCGTGACAGCATGGAAGTACCAATCAAGGCAGAAATCCAGAGGGACCGTTGTCAGCAAGTCATCCACTCTCTTTCAAACATATGAGACTATAACCAATCCGTTCAATAGCGTTTCTGAGAGATCATCAAATGATTTTGCAACCACTCCCCTGATGGATTTTGGAGTAGACAATTTCTTATGGTCACCCAAGTtaggaggaagaaagaaataa